In one window of Bemisia tabaci chromosome 4, PGI_BMITA_v3 DNA:
- the LOC109042584 gene encoding uncharacterized protein, with amino-acid sequence MHHSRMITRTQVVAVSIAAILSLGLASERHKGRRPMATAIALQQVPQASEKFFDLTEKHKHPHKRGLFAKFIGAITGNDESENAPVITITSVHGYPGSHRFSPGYTYGYAPSYSNYGGSFGYYRNAGFGPKGFSSLDAYAPQTSALNSNSFSGFSPGPPQSYVSHGQTANGEPVKTITITKEVPVPYPVHVEKKVPYPVKVPVDRPVPITVPKPYAVHVDKPVPYPVKVPVQVPVPVTVEKHVPFAVKVPVDKPIPIHVPKPFPIYIERKVPYPVEKHVPFSVKYPIQQGPFPVQQGPFPVQPGPHPLEKKVPFPMRFSVERPFSFAQPGMRPYPIDVERQIPWEQKPIVVPIKVPIKIPYPVEVKVPLHIPIVGKQEVNHSDGDNFPGFGATFSGFDNSGNNSQASSLTGADFGGAPSRTSSGTRRTARVATRAEGIRRTRRDRSRTASART; translated from the coding sequence GTGGTGGCGGTTAGTATAGCAGCGATACTGAGTCTTGGCCTCGCCTCGGAGCGGCACAAAGGCCGGCGCCCGATGGCCACCGCGATCGCCCTCCAGCAGGTCCCGCAGGCCTCCGAGAAGTTCTTCGACCTGACCGAGAAGCACAAGCACCCGCACAAGCGCGGCCTCTTCGCCAAGTTCATCGGCGCCATCACCGGCAACGACGAGTCCGAGAACGCCCCCGTCATCACCATCACCTCCGTCCACGGCTATCCGGGCAGCCACCGCTTCAGCCCCGGCTACACCTACGGCTACGCCCCCAGCTACAGCAACTACGGCGGGAGCTTCGGCTACTACCGAAACGCCGGCTTCGGACCCAAAGGCTTCAGCTCCTTAGACGCCTACGCCCCGCAAACGAGCGCCCTCAACAGCAACAGCTTCTCCGGCTTCTCACCCGGCCCCCCGCAGAGCTACGTGAGCCACGGTCAAACCGCCAACGGTGAACCCGTCAAGACCATCACCATCACCAAGGAGGTCCCCGTGCCGTACCCCGTCCACGTCGAAAAGAAAGTCCCGTACCCTGTCAAAGTCCCCGTCGACAGACCGGTCCCGATCACGGTGCCGAAACCGTACGCGGTGCACGTGGATAAACCGGTGCCCTACCCGGTCAAAGTCCCCGTTCAGGTTCCCGTTCCGGTAACGGTCGAGAAACACGTTCCTTTCGCCGTTAAAGTCCCCGTCGACAAACCCATCCCGATCCACGTTCCCAAACCGTTCCCGATCTACATCGAACGGAAAGTCCCGTACCCTGTGGAGAAGCACGTGCCATTCAGCGTTAAGTACCCCATCCAGCAGGGGCCGTTCCCCGTCCAGCAGGGACCGTTCCCCGTCCAGCCCGGTCCGCATCCTCTCGAGAAGAAGGTTCCGTTCCCGATGAGGTTCTCGGTCGAGAGACCCTTCTCCTTCGCACAGCCCGGGATGCGGCCGTATCCCATAGATGTGGAGCGACAGATCCCCTGGGAGCAGAAACCCATCGTTGTGCCTATCAAGGTTCCGATCAAGATCCCTTACCCGGTGGAAGTGAAGGTGCCTCTCCATATTCCCATCGTCGGGAAGCAGGAGGTCAACCACAGCGACGGGGACAACTTCCCTGGGTTCGGGGCTACGTTTTCGGGGTTTGACAACTCGGGGAACAACAGTCAAGCCAGTTCGCTGACGGGGGCTGATTTTGGGGGAGCTCCGAGTCGGACTTCTTCGGGAACCCGGAGAACAGCTCGGGTGGCCACGAGAGCGGAAGGTATACGGAGAACTCGGAGAGACCGGAGTCGAACAGCTTCGGCGAGAACCTGA